A stretch of the Candidatus Jettenia sp. AMX2 genome encodes the following:
- a CDS encoding antitoxin family protein, whose product MSKVIDAIFENGVFKPLQHVEVKEHEKVTIKIISLNDWQNRFNRIIEKIQKKSAQYTTEEIESDISHSI is encoded by the coding sequence ATGTCTAAAGTAATCGATGCTATCTTTGAAAATGGTGTTTTTAAACCTTTGCAACATGTTGAAGTAAAAGAGCATGAAAAGGTTACAATAAAGATAATTTCTCTCAATGACTGGCAGAATCGCTTTAACCGTATTATTGAGAAAATACAAAAAAAATCCGCGCAATATACCACGGAAGAAATAGAATCCGATATTTCCCACAGTATATAA
- a CDS encoding pyruvate carboxylase, which yields MEIRRFKKLLVANRSEIAIRVCRAAHELGIRTVAIYSHEDRFALHRFKADEAYLIGKGKEPVRAYLDIEGIIQLAKDKGVDAIHPGYGFLSENAGFASTCEEAGITFVGPRPEILKMLGDKTTARVIAREVLVPILSGCDHPIKNTDEARSLCNELGYPVIIKAAHGGGGRGMRVVRSEPEFNHRFHEAQRESLTAFGSDECFIEKYVEKARHIEVQMLGDRHGNIVHLFERDCSLQRRHQKVVEIAPAQNLSESIRQSICDAAVKICKSVNYDNAGTVEFLLDVETDKFYFIEINPRIQVEHTVTETITGFDLVKRQILISEGFPLHSPEIRIPGQESIHINSIAFQCRITTEDPSCGFIPDYGRIQHYRSAGGMGIRLDAGTAFSGAIVTPYYDSMLVKVTAFGTCFEETSHRMDRALDEFRIRGVKTNIPFLINLINHKDFLEGRCTTRFIDENPSLFLFPRHRDRATSIMRFMGDILVNGHPLVKEVPKPICRRKAPVPFVDHKNPRPKGSRDLLRKMGPKEFSRYILKEKKLLLTDTSFRDAHQSLLATRMRTVDMLKVAEIYSRNHAGFFSLEMWGGATFDTAMRFLMECPWERLRFMRKLAPNILFQMLLRASNGVGYTNYPDNVVRAFIKQAAESGIDVFRVFDSLNWVTNMKVAMDAVLETNAICEAAICYTGDILDPKRTKYTLDYYIKMAKELEAHGAHILAIKDMAGLLKPYAACKLVSALKSELKIPIHLHTHDTSGGQIATLVKAAEAGVDIVDAALGPLSGLTSQPNLNTLVEMMRFHERDTGMDFKALGLLSDYWEVAREYYTPFESIQKSSTAEVYHHEIPGGQFTNLFQQAHSMGLAHRWHEITDVYADVNKLFGDIVKVTPSSKVVGDLTLFLVTNDIKAQDIIDNSREISFPNSVVEFFEGRLGQPTGGFPLDVQNKVLRGLSPLTDRPGANLTPVDFDEVKKEVEEQISRSITNEELMSYLMYPDVFIKYAEHRKKYGDVSFIPTDVFFYGPPMNEEVAIDIEEGKTLIFKLVAISPVNVEGNCTVFFELNGQPREVVVANRKVAASVIKRPQAEEGNIKHVGAPMPGMIVNVKVATGDKVAKNDPLLIMEAMKMEATVYSEHDGEIGQILVGPRESVEARDLLIVYK from the coding sequence ATGGAAATCAGGAGATTTAAAAAGCTTCTTGTTGCAAACCGTAGTGAAATAGCAATACGGGTTTGTCGTGCAGCGCATGAGCTTGGTATCAGAACCGTGGCGATCTATTCCCACGAAGACCGTTTTGCACTTCACAGATTCAAGGCTGACGAAGCGTATCTGATCGGGAAGGGTAAAGAGCCAGTCAGGGCCTACCTGGATATCGAAGGAATTATTCAACTGGCAAAAGATAAGGGTGTCGATGCCATTCATCCGGGTTACGGGTTCCTTTCGGAGAATGCGGGTTTTGCAAGCACCTGTGAAGAGGCGGGCATTACCTTTGTCGGTCCCCGTCCGGAAATTCTCAAAATGCTTGGTGACAAAACCACGGCCAGGGTAATTGCCAGGGAAGTGCTGGTTCCCATACTTTCAGGATGTGATCACCCTATTAAAAATACCGATGAAGCAAGATCCCTTTGCAATGAGCTGGGATATCCGGTAATCATCAAGGCTGCGCACGGAGGCGGGGGGCGCGGCATGCGTGTGGTTCGCAGTGAACCGGAATTCAATCATCGCTTTCATGAAGCACAACGTGAATCACTCACGGCTTTTGGATCTGACGAGTGTTTTATAGAAAAATATGTTGAAAAAGCACGCCATATAGAGGTACAGATGCTTGGCGACCGGCATGGTAATATTGTACACCTGTTTGAGCGTGATTGTTCACTTCAAAGACGACACCAGAAGGTTGTTGAAATTGCCCCGGCACAGAATCTCAGCGAAAGTATCAGACAAAGTATCTGTGATGCAGCGGTAAAAATATGTAAATCTGTAAATTATGATAATGCCGGTACCGTAGAATTTCTTCTCGATGTAGAAACGGATAAGTTTTATTTTATTGAGATTAATCCCAGGATTCAGGTTGAACACACCGTTACCGAAACAATTACCGGTTTCGATCTGGTTAAGAGACAGATACTGATTAGTGAAGGGTTTCCTCTTCATTCTCCGGAAATCCGTATACCGGGCCAGGAATCAATCCATATCAACAGCATTGCCTTTCAGTGCCGGATTACCACAGAAGATCCTTCCTGCGGGTTTATTCCCGACTATGGTCGCATCCAGCATTACCGGTCAGCCGGCGGTATGGGTATCCGGCTTGATGCAGGGACTGCCTTTTCCGGCGCCATTGTAACCCCCTACTATGACTCTATGCTTGTGAAGGTTACTGCCTTCGGAACCTGTTTTGAAGAAACATCGCACCGAATGGACAGGGCGTTAGACGAGTTCAGGATACGGGGTGTGAAGACCAATATTCCATTCCTTATTAATCTGATTAACCATAAGGATTTTCTGGAAGGCAGATGTACTACGCGTTTTATCGACGAGAATCCGTCACTTTTCCTCTTCCCGCGCCACAGAGACCGTGCTACTTCTATCATGCGTTTCATGGGAGATATTCTGGTTAATGGTCATCCACTTGTTAAGGAAGTGCCCAAGCCCATATGCCGCCGTAAGGCACCGGTGCCATTTGTTGATCATAAAAATCCAAGACCCAAAGGCAGTCGTGACCTTCTACGGAAAATGGGTCCAAAAGAATTTTCCCGGTACATCTTAAAAGAGAAAAAACTGCTGCTGACGGATACGAGTTTCCGTGACGCACATCAATCGCTTCTGGCTACCCGTATGAGAACCGTAGATATGCTAAAAGTTGCCGAGATTTACTCCAGAAACCATGCAGGTTTTTTTTCACTTGAAATGTGGGGTGGAGCGACATTTGATACTGCCATGAGATTCCTCATGGAATGTCCGTGGGAGCGTTTGCGTTTCATGCGTAAACTGGCGCCTAATATCCTGTTCCAGATGCTGCTCAGGGCCTCGAACGGTGTTGGTTATACCAATTACCCGGATAACGTCGTCAGGGCATTTATAAAACAGGCAGCAGAAAGCGGTATAGATGTATTCCGTGTCTTCGACTCTCTCAACTGGGTTACAAACATGAAAGTTGCAATGGATGCTGTTTTGGAAACCAATGCCATCTGTGAAGCCGCTATCTGTTATACCGGGGATATTTTGGATCCGAAACGGACCAAATATACGCTGGACTATTACATAAAAATGGCAAAAGAGCTGGAAGCTCATGGTGCTCATATCCTGGCAATCAAAGATATGGCTGGTCTTCTGAAGCCTTATGCTGCCTGTAAACTGGTCAGTGCTTTAAAATCCGAACTGAAGATTCCTATACATCTTCACACCCATGATACATCGGGTGGTCAGATCGCCACCCTTGTTAAAGCTGCTGAAGCGGGTGTGGATATAGTGGATGCTGCTTTAGGGCCTCTTTCCGGACTGACATCTCAACCCAATCTGAATACTCTTGTGGAAATGATGCGTTTCCATGAACGCGATACTGGTATGGATTTTAAGGCACTTGGTTTGCTTTCAGATTACTGGGAGGTTGCCAGGGAGTATTATACGCCGTTTGAATCAATTCAGAAATCAAGCACTGCAGAGGTGTATCATCACGAGATTCCAGGTGGCCAGTTTACCAACCTTTTTCAGCAGGCACATTCGATGGGCCTCGCACACCGGTGGCATGAAATTACGGATGTGTATGCGGACGTTAATAAGCTTTTTGGAGACATTGTGAAAGTTACTCCCTCTTCGAAGGTTGTTGGTGATCTGACACTTTTTCTGGTAACAAACGACATCAAGGCTCAGGACATCATCGATAACAGCCGGGAAATATCCTTTCCTAACTCTGTGGTTGAGTTCTTTGAAGGCCGCCTTGGACAGCCAACCGGAGGTTTCCCGTTAGACGTGCAGAATAAAGTCCTGCGCGGTTTATCCCCTCTTACTGACAGGCCAGGTGCGAATCTGACTCCTGTCGATTTTGATGAAGTGAAGAAAGAGGTTGAAGAACAGATTTCCAGATCCATTACCAATGAAGAACTCATGTCTTATCTTATGTATCCGGACGTTTTCATTAAGTACGCGGAGCACAGAAAAAAATATGGAGATGTATCCTTCATTCCCACAGATGTATTCTTCTATGGTCCGCCTATGAATGAAGAGGTTGCCATTGATATTGAAGAAGGAAAGACCCTGATTTTCAAACTGGTAGCCATAAGCCCGGTAAATGTGGAAGGGAACTGCACTGTCTTCTTTGAACTGAACGGCCAGCCCCGCGAGGTAGTTGTTGCCAACCGCAAGGTGGCAGCTTCGGTAATTAAACGTCCTCAGGCAGAAGAAGGAAATATCAAACACGTGGGAGCACCTATGCCTGGTATGATTGTTAATGTGAAAGTTGCTACCGGTGATAAGGTTGCTAAAAACGATCCGCTTCTTATTATGGAGGCCATGAAAATGGAAGCAACTGTTTATTCCGAACATGACGGTGAAATTGGTCAGATTCTGGTTGGGCCAAGAGAAAGCGTGGAGGCGAGGGATTTACTGATTGTTTATAAGTAG
- a CDS encoding nucleoside deaminase gives MNNQDIDRTFMRMAFEQALKSYKEGGLPIGAVMVEGGQVIAYGYNRRVQDGDPTAHGEIDCLRRAGRRLRYDGVTLYTTLSPCMMCSGTIIQFGIRRVVVGENRNFPGNIDFLRSHGVQVLLLDDSDCKELMARFIRERHDLWDEDIAGRSDISFQASGPP, from the coding sequence ATGAATAATCAGGACATTGACAGGACATTTATGCGGATGGCCTTTGAGCAAGCTCTGAAATCCTATAAAGAAGGAGGACTGCCCATCGGTGCTGTCATGGTTGAAGGGGGACAAGTCATTGCGTATGGGTATAACAGGAGGGTACAGGACGGTGATCCGACAGCACACGGTGAGATAGATTGTCTCCGAAGGGCTGGCCGGCGACTCCGTTATGACGGCGTAACTTTGTATACCACGCTAAGCCCCTGCATGATGTGTTCAGGAACAATCATTCAGTTCGGAATACGCCGGGTTGTTGTAGGAGAAAACCGGAACTTTCCCGGCAATATCGACTTCCTCCGTTCTCATGGTGTTCAGGTTCTCCTGCTCGACGATTCTGATTGCAAGGAACTCATGGCCCGTTTTATCCGGGAGCGGCACGATTTGTGGGACGAAGACATTGCGGGAAGGAGTGATATTTCGTTTCAAGCTTCCGGGCCGCCATGA
- the tig gene encoding trigger factor has product MNVTVEDTGPCKKVLKIEIPKEVVDSEFEKKTVEVCGSVELPGFRKGRVPRKLVEKRFGSQIKDEVKQSVVSEYYQKALEDYKLNPVGNPMFGDINFEVGQPLNFDATVEVWPSFEVDHYKGVILKKKSSMVTEEDMQKALHSMSIRKAQLTIVKDGKVNKEDQIICDFKMETDGKNIVEDENIEVFVANDVIIGDVPVSDLATKMEGAESGEERIIDVKLPDTFAQEEYRGKDARLKLTVKEIKRLSVPEINEDFAKTLGFESLEDLKEKVRKRIEVEKKKWAEDDLRNQLLDILLEQTKFDLPQDFVAYHTEKRVYKHHLDMLNKGIPLEEIQKQTENIKNASAESVMKELKSSLILNKIAEKEKIFVTEQEVEQQIADIARAYNIDPLRVRKQLERQGNLSLLRNEIRENKVLNFLLKEANITE; this is encoded by the coding sequence ATGAACGTAACAGTTGAAGATACAGGTCCTTGTAAAAAAGTCTTAAAGATTGAAATACCCAAAGAAGTTGTCGATAGCGAATTTGAAAAAAAGACCGTAGAAGTGTGTGGTTCTGTGGAATTGCCTGGCTTCAGAAAGGGGCGCGTACCCCGAAAATTAGTTGAAAAACGTTTTGGGTCTCAAATTAAGGATGAAGTGAAGCAGAGTGTTGTGAGTGAGTACTATCAAAAAGCGCTGGAGGATTACAAACTGAATCCGGTCGGGAATCCGATGTTTGGCGATATAAATTTCGAGGTTGGGCAACCTCTTAATTTTGATGCAACCGTGGAAGTATGGCCGTCGTTTGAAGTTGACCATTATAAAGGCGTTATTTTGAAGAAAAAGTCAAGTATGGTAACTGAAGAGGACATGCAGAAAGCATTGCATAGCATGAGTATCCGGAAAGCACAGTTAACTATTGTTAAAGACGGAAAGGTAAATAAGGAAGATCAAATTATCTGTGATTTCAAAATGGAGACAGACGGAAAGAATATCGTGGAAGATGAAAATATTGAAGTTTTTGTTGCAAATGATGTGATAATTGGCGATGTACCGGTGTCTGATCTTGCAACAAAGATGGAAGGAGCAGAATCAGGTGAGGAACGAATAATTGATGTGAAATTACCCGACACTTTTGCACAAGAGGAGTATCGGGGAAAGGATGCAAGATTAAAACTTACCGTAAAAGAAATAAAACGATTATCGGTTCCGGAAATTAATGAAGATTTTGCAAAAACATTAGGTTTTGAATCACTTGAAGATTTAAAGGAAAAAGTACGAAAACGTATTGAAGTTGAAAAAAAGAAGTGGGCTGAAGATGATTTAAGAAATCAGCTACTTGACATCCTTCTGGAACAAACAAAATTCGACTTGCCTCAGGATTTTGTAGCTTACCATACAGAGAAAAGGGTGTATAAACATCATTTGGATATGTTGAATAAAGGAATACCTTTAGAAGAAATACAGAAACAAACAGAAAATATAAAAAACGCATCTGCCGAGTCTGTAATGAAAGAATTGAAGTCGTCGCTGATACTGAATAAAATTGCCGAAAAAGAGAAAATATTTGTTACAGAACAGGAAGTGGAGCAACAAATTGCTGATATTGCCCGTGCTTATAACATTGATCCCTTAAGAGTCAGAAAACAGTTGGAACGACAGGGGAACTTGTCGCTTTTACGGAACGAGATACGGGAAAACAAGGTATTAAATTTCCTCCTGAAAGAGGCTAATATAACAGAGTAA
- a CDS encoding ATP-dependent Clp protease proteolytic subunit, whose amino-acid sequence MYKDYLSYLENGEFPDTGSKTLHNALFVPYVIEKTGYGERHYDIFSRLLRDRIIFIGSPIEDTLSNLVIAQILFLQNENKNQDINIYINSPGGSITAGLAIYDTMQFVQCDIATFCIGQAFSMAAILLAAGTKGKRYGLPHTRIMLHQPWGGMRGTATDISIQAEEILKMRKSLNEILVRHTGQPVERIEVDIDRDFYMSSQEAKTYGLLDEVIETLREKKK is encoded by the coding sequence GTGTATAAAGATTACCTATCATATTTAGAGAATGGCGAGTTTCCTGATACAGGATCAAAGACACTCCATAATGCCCTTTTTGTTCCCTATGTTATAGAAAAAACCGGTTATGGGGAGAGGCATTATGATATATTTTCAAGGTTATTGAGAGACCGTATTATCTTTATTGGTTCACCTATAGAAGATACACTTTCTAACCTTGTAATTGCACAGATTCTTTTTCTCCAGAACGAAAACAAAAATCAGGATATCAATATTTATATCAATTCACCAGGTGGTTCAATAACCGCCGGGCTTGCAATTTATGATACTATGCAGTTTGTGCAATGCGATATTGCAACGTTTTGTATTGGCCAGGCTTTCAGCATGGCTGCAATTCTTTTAGCTGCAGGAACAAAGGGGAAGAGGTATGGTTTGCCGCATACGCGTATTATGCTGCATCAACCGTGGGGAGGAATGAGAGGTACTGCTACTGATATTAGTATTCAGGCTGAAGAGATATTGAAGATGAGAAAATCATTAAACGAGATCCTTGTGCGACATACAGGTCAACCCGTGGAACGTATTGAAGTGGATATTGACCGGGATTTTTATATGTCATCTCAGGAAGCAAAAACATATGGCCTGCTTGATGAGGTAATAGAAACCCTGCGGGAAAAAAAGAAATAG
- a CDS encoding ComEA family DNA-binding protein, whose amino-acid sequence MQIFRKYCGMTILILFITLLLQVRFCYAGEKLEGKVNINTAAESQIALLPGIGPKLAKDVIAYRENNGNFETAADIIKVKGVGNKKFEKMKDYITVEGDTTIQSTRMTKTSKESK is encoded by the coding sequence ATGCAAATATTTCGTAAATATTGTGGAATGACGATACTTATTCTTTTTATCACGTTGCTTTTACAGGTAAGGTTTTGTTATGCAGGTGAAAAATTAGAAGGTAAAGTAAACATTAATACCGCTGCCGAGTCGCAGATTGCATTGTTACCGGGTATCGGCCCTAAACTGGCGAAGGATGTGATAGCATACAGGGAAAATAATGGAAATTTCGAAACTGCTGCGGATATCATAAAAGTAAAAGGAGTGGGAAACAAAAAGTTTGAGAAAATGAAGGATTATATTACTGTTGAAGGTGATACTACCATTCAGTCAACAAGGATGACAAAAACCAGTAAAGAATCGAAATAA